Proteins from one Acropora muricata isolate sample 2 chromosome 9, ASM3666990v1, whole genome shotgun sequence genomic window:
- the LOC136929522 gene encoding neurexin-4-like — protein sequence MSHFSRKEVWPLFYPVFTVLKIGILLDLQYFVSAFGDRIITFKEPIPNKVLKGYVIGRERVPNEGSCRVNCYLNPDCVSINMGPLIEGVLTCELNAASSGNEYSSRLEHQESHTYLELENPCNSSPCLNGGTCQAGFTRNGFRCQCFVGSFGNQCETVAKSCSHLKQLKPGAESGTYIIDPDGHGALLLFNVTCNMTDKNGVGVTVISHDSENRILVDGCDPAGCYSRDIHYTGASLSQLASLTDISSHCEQFIKYECFHSMLLYGWWVSRDSKAMTYWGGASPDSKECACRRNNSCARGKRCNCDQNDAKWREGSGLLTDKSTLPVRELRFGDVYSFRGHDEKGYHTLGKFKCYGPGEEAKNFQSV from the exons atGTCTCATTTCTCACGCAAAGAAGTATGGCCATTATTTTACCCAGTCTTCACTGTTTTGAAGATCGGTATATTGCTTGATCTTCAGTATTTTGTATCAG CATTTGGTGACCGCATTATAACCTTTAAGGAACCCATTCCAAATAAAGTCTTGAAAGGTTACGTCATTGGCAGAGAAAGGGTACCGAATGAGGGGAGCTGTCGAGTGAACTGCTATTTGAACCCTGACTGTGTGTCCATCAATATGGGGCCTTTGATAGAAGGAGTGCTGACGTGCGAGTTGAACGCGGCTTCCAGTGGAAATGAATATTCTTCTCGTCTGGAACATCAAGAAAGTCACACCTATCTGGAACTTGAA AACCCCTGTAACAGCAGCCCTTGTTTGAATGGTGGAACCTGTCAAGCTGGTTTTACCAGGAACGGATTCCGATGCCAATGCTTTGTTGGTTCCTTTGGAAATCAGTGTGAGACGGTTG CAAAATCTTGCAGCCATTTGAAGCAATTGAAACCTGGAGCAGAAAGTGGAACTTATATCATTGATCCTGATGGGCATGGAGCTCTGCTACTATTTAACGTGACCTGTAACATGACTGACAAGAACGGAGTTGGCGTGACAGTCATTAGTCATGACAGCGAGAACAGAATATTGGTGGATGGGTGTGATCCTGCTGGGTGTTACTCACGAGACATTCATTACACCGGAGCGAGTCTGTCTCAGCTGGCGAGTCTAACAGACATCTCTTCACACTGCGAACAATTTATCAAGTACGAGTGTTTTCACTCAATGTTGTTGTATGGGTGGTGGGTATCCCGTGATTCCAAAGCTATGACTTACTGGGGAGGAGCATCTCCTGATAGCAAGGAATGCGCATGCCGCAGGAACAACTCTTGTGCCAGAGGGAAACGTTGCAATTGTGACCAAAATGACGCAAAATGGCGTGAGGGCAGCGGCCTCCTCACTGATAAATCGACTCTCCCAGTCAGAGAGCTCAGATTTGGAGATGTATATTCTTTTCGTGGCCATGATGAAAAAGGTTACCACACATTAGGCAAGTTTAAGTGCTATGGTCCAGGTGAGGAAGCCAAGAACTTCCAAAGCGTTTAA